The Eriocheir sinensis breed Jianghai 21 chromosome 4, ASM2467909v1, whole genome shotgun sequence genomic interval tggtgagtgccaatacaattgtcacattcaaaaataggttagataaattcatggacagcgatattaggtggggttagatgcatgggagctacacgggagcttaggttcaggggagctgcctcgtacaggtctaccggcctcttgcagactcctgtgttcttattttcttatgttcttatgtgtgtgtgtgtgtgtgtgtgtgtgtgtgtgtgtgtgtgtgtgtgtgtgtgtgtgtgtgtgtgtgtgtgtgttcactttcCTCTGGTGTTGATCAAGTCAATAGCTTTTCATTTCTTATCTAGCTCTCACAGGAGATAAGCACTGCCTGTAATTAGTAGCTCCTTAGCGGAAGGTTAGTTAAAGACTAGTGTTAAAGGGGCACAGAGTTGGTAGCTGAGTGACTAACTATATACAGATCATCGCACGTTCGAAATAGTAATCGTGAAGAAAAAATACACCTGACTAAATTACGCATTGAGACGCTTTTCAGATTTacctgaaagaaaaggaaaaaaaattccAAGGTCGGTCAACAAATTTTATAACCTTAAGTCTATGTAGTGTTAAGTGAATTTGTTGacgtttatttatcttttttttaagtgGGAGAGATTGAGGATGCCCTTCAGATGGAGGGGGGCGCCTTCCGAGCCAAGTACGGGTTCGCCAAGCCCGCCAAGGAGCACAAGTTGGTGATCCAGTGCACGAGGGGCAACTGGGCGAGGAAGGCAGCAAAGATCATGGCCGATGCTGGCATTGAAGCGAGGTGaggggtaataataataataataataataataataataataataataacaataataggtcGCATGTCAGACTTCATTGCTGTATCCTTATAATCATGTGACTTGTAAGATCAAAAGCCTTGGTAAAATTCTTAAAGGTTaaggtaatttatatatatatatatatatatatatatatatatatatatatatatatatatatatatatatatatatatattactttttgTAGACATTTGTGAAATAAATCCAGGATGCTGAATATACTGAGTGGTCGGGAAagatttaatgtgtgtgtgtgtgtgtgtgtgtccttcctctcTAACGTGCTGGCTCCCCGCCACCCAGGATCTACCCCGGCTCTTTCCTGGACTGGAAGGCACAAGGAGGCGAGGTGGTGCCCGGCAAACCCTTCCAGCCCGTCAGCTAACAAGAGGACGGCGAGGACGCCAACGAAACACGTCCGAAGGATCTTACGATACATTAACATATTtgagaaaaaatacagaagaaatcAAATTGAAATGAGAACAGcatatgtcacacacacacacacacacacacacacacacacacacacacatacaccattcGGAGTGAGGCAAAGCAAAACACGGAAACACTTTCTTTATGCGTTTGATGTAAGTAAAACTGAATTATCTAAGTTTACCACCACAATAATATTTTTAGTAAACTTTGCTTGGTACAGAAAATGCAAATCTTTCAGGATAagcttcattatatattttatcaaTGACTAGTGCGTaactcacctcttggtctgctgcgggtctctctcgagacatccagccgttcccctacggaagagcacagagctcatagtaccgatctttgggtaggactgagaccactcacacacaacacaccgcgacaacgaggtcccaactccttgcctgacgtcgcgtacctactcactgctaggtgaaaaggggctacacgtgaaagaacataaacccaacttatcttcacccggccgggaaatcgaaccccggtccttctggttgtgaggcagacgctctatccactgagctccCTAAAGGGCAGTGACTCACAAACTTTTTTACATTATGGCCCTATTGATTTCTAGAAAATCGTCACGCCCCCCTcccttattcacacacacacacactcacacacacacacacacacacacacacacatatatatatatatatatatatatatatatatatatatactcacgtgaggatgattcaaacagattgattgattaatagtttattgttgaaggtaaacaacaaaggaaaaaggaggaacatgccatcccaacccccaggcagtacataatGTGACTATGcaactagtaatacatgtggAGGTAGCACCTccacatgtattactagttgCATAATCACATTATGTTCTgcctgggggttgtgtgtgtgtgtgtgtgtgtgtgtgtgtgtgtgtgtgtgtgttctatttatttgcaaaactgcaattttgggcagacggaatcacgccccccttgtatccagctcacgtCCCCCTGGGGGGGCGTGCCCCCCAGTTTGGAAACCACTGCTATAGTGTTTAGATCGAATGTGCAATGACCTTCATTGAAAAGGTCCACAGTCTGCGTTTACTCTGCTTGACAAGGAATACACAAGTTGTCGTATGCTTCGAGACAGACCATTAAAAAAcgacctacgtgtgtgtgtgtgtgtgtgtgtgtgtgtgtgtgtgtgtgtgtgtgtgtgtgtgtgtgtgtgcccaaatATTATTTATTTTGCAAATATCCGAGGGCACAGGAGAACACGTACACGCCTCGTTCCAGTGCACAAAGCCACCTCTTTGgggtatcttcctcctcctaacgaCTCCTATCTCGTAAGCGcacatcctccttctcatctaaGGGGCAGCTTAGTTTACTACCCTGAGGACATCTTtcattaaaaaatagatatataaataaaaaggtaCCGTCATAGAGTGCCTTGCGTGCGTGCCTAATTTTTCTTCTCGAAGTAGCCTTTCTGCACCCCTtatctcacccttcccctcctaaGGTGACTTTCATCACCCTTCCCAAAGTCACCTTTTCTCCTTCCAGGCACGCCCTAAGCAGAAGAAGCCGCTTTACACTGCATTACACTGGCTGCTGGCCACTCCAATATTCTGGAACACTGATCCACTCGTGGCTCTCGACTGTGATGTACGATAAGATTCCACTAAGCGAGTTTTCCAAGCACTGTATAGTGTGCGTTCGATGGGCAATTAAGACATTGATCGTAGCAGACGGAAATATCGATATAGTAATTAGGTTTCAAATATATTGGGTACCGTACCATAAGCACTGCAGGAAAAATAACGCTAGTCGGCACTCTTCGTTATCATGCCAAAGATACCTGCGTGAGGTGCGCAGGTATCTACTGTCGCTTCTATTTGAAAAAGGAAATTTGTTATTTTTTCGTAAAATTCAATTTAAGAGGATGCAATGGTGTATTTTCTCTTTGATAACACAATATGTATCATGCAAGCTATTTTATGTGACACTCAGTGACAAGTAACAGAAGAGCTGGACAGCCACTGTCGGCAACTGTAAAGGGGGGGGCAGCGGGAAGTGTGAAGGTGAGTGAAACCCTCGGCGTCGGCGAGTCACCGTCATTACAGTCCTGAAGAGTTCTGAAGAAAGTACCTGCCTGTGTCAGCCCATCAACATGTCCGGTAAGACCTTTAACAGTCATGACAGTCTACAACTTTCAGATAATCACTAGTGGGAACAAAAAGTATATAAATATGCTAGTTTCTCTAACCACCTAGCTAACTACATAATTTTAAGCTTTATTAACTTATATATACAGAAGGCTGTCTTACGGTCACTTTACCTCTTGACCTGTGGCTGCCATGTTCATCTCAAAGGATTCACACACCTTGAAATGTTCACTTCCTCAGCAGTGGTCCAAATAAACGAGGTTCCTCCGGCCCGCAACACGCCGGTTCGGAAGATTTCAAGAGAGCGGTTAGGGATTCCCGGGAACTTTTAACCTTGGAGGGGAGGGGCGACGCTTGATCTGTTTTACCATATTTTAACAATTCCTTTCATATACCAGAATTTAAGGTTTCTTATACTGTATTCTATTCAACTAAATCTGCCGTTacggaagacaaaaaaaaaaaaaagtaattgaggcccataaaaaaaaaaacgttaacacTTGAAGTATCTAACACGACTCCTTAAGTCGCAAGaggcatttttttcctttcgagAATTTACCTTTTGTTCACGGCTGagaattttatttctttattttctgctcATTCCCTGGCGTTTGATTGGTTCTGGGACGAAGAAATAAAACCTTAAGATGAGCCTTATCAGTCGCTGCAGCCTTCCCACCTATCACTACCCATCGCATGCATAATTATCACCTATCACCTAGCTATCACCGACTGCCTTTTTTCCCTTAATATTACAGCAAAAATAATTCAGTAACAGGCCAGCGTCAACACATCAGTGAATCGCTTAATAGATGAAATAAGTATGATTTGCTCGTCATTATGACCAATACTCTCCATTGTCATTCATGAAatatacgtgagagagagagagagagagaatctgagttACCTGAGTTTATAGGTGGGTTAATGTTTTCAAATTCAGTATAATTATATTCTTTCCTGTGGTGCCTATTCATCATTTTTCATCggattactttctctctctctctctctctctctctctctctctctctctctctctctctctctctctcgtgtacgattgagagagagagagagagagaatctgaatcACCTAAGTTTATAGGTGGGTTGTTGTTTTCCAATTCAGTACATATTCTTTCCTGTGGTGCCTATCCATCATTCTTCATCGgattactttcattctctctctctctctctctctctctctctctctctctctctctctctctctctctctctctctctctctctcaatcgtacacgagtgagaaagaaagagagtgagagagagaaagaaagaaagaaagaaagagagagagagagagagagagagagaatctgagtcACCTGAGTTTATAGGTGGGTTGGTGATTTTCGATTCATTATGCATTTTTCCTGTGGTGCCTCTCCATTATTCTTCATCTGgttactttcattctctctctctctctctctctctctctctctctctctctctgtctctctctttctttctttctttctctcactcgtgTACgattgagagagacagagagagagagagagagagagagagagagagagagagagagagagagagagagagagagagaagagaaagagaaagaaagaaagaaagaaagacagacagacagacagacagacagacacagacagacacacacagagagagagagagagagagagagagagagagagagagagagagagagagagagagagagagagagagagagagagagagagaatctgaatgACTTGAGTTTATAGGTGGGTTGGTGTTTTCCAATTCAGTACATATTCTTTCCTGTGGTGCCTATCCAATATTCTTCATCGGAttattttcactctctctctctctctctctctctctctctctctcaatcgtacACGAGTGACGAAATTCAGGGCCACATAACATTGTTGGTCCCTGGGGAATGAGATAAAATTGATATTAAATAGTATCGCCATCGTGTTAACCCGATTGAGTCTTTGGTTGAGCCTGTGTGTACATAGGTTTGGGGTCGTTGGCTGGCCGTTGACTCTGAAGGTTTGGTAGTCAGACCCAGACAGTAAGGGCCAGCCATCAAGCAAGTGCCACGTGTAAAGCAACGTGGCCTTTTCGGTTACTAATCGATTGCGTGGTGCTGTCTCATCTTATCAGCAGAGCCCTTGATCCTTAATACCACACCTGTATATAACCTGAACCCGAAGAGCTATGATTACAGCaacattttcattcatttatcttaACCGTGCGCTGATAATAACCTATTCGCACTACATAGCTGCTACATAGCCAACTACGTCATTTCCATGCACTTTGGTCACGTAAAACTGGTTATTTCCACTTTTGTGCGCGCAGAAGCATTCTTATGTTGGCTCATGCGCAGCAGAGTACGAGTATAGATCTTTGGCCACATGTGCCCTTTAGACAAGGGCTATTCGTACCCTGCGgatcaataataaataatagttcGTAGACTAGACGGAATGTTACCAGGTGCCTCCACCACTGCGCAGCAGAGTACGAGTATAGATTTCTGGCGAAATAATGCCCTTTAGACAAGGGAGATTCGTACCCTGCGGATCAATCATAGGTCGTAGACTAGAGGGAGCGTCACCAGGTGCCTCCACCGCTGTGCTTTTCAAACCTTCAGTACAATGACCCATTTTTGTTTTAACCAATGACTTCGCAACCCATTTCCGAGCCTCTCGAAACTACTAGTAGCTGTGTGAATCCCGCCGTTTggtattcacttatttatttgtGAAGAAGTTACGGCCCAGTACGGAGGCACGGCCCCTGCCCTGAAGTACCCACTCTGCCGTGAGGGTAGATAAACGTCCCGGCTGCCCACGAATCAtgataccgttttttttttttcctggccgtttttttccttttttcgatCCCCATATCGTTCGTTCGGCTTGCACTTAACACCAGTGAAACTAAATCCCCAATACGCACGTTGCTGACTCTATCTTTACTTCTTTGTTCATTTTGCCGCATTTCTCTGCGGAGTTCAATGCTGTTGTCGGAGGGACTGTAAACCACCTATCACGCGAtatgaatcattagtagccttcATCGATCAGTGCGTGTCGTCGTGGTCCAGCAAAACACTTTAAAATTCGCCGATGTCATGACGACCCCGCCTGTCCCGACCCTCTCTTGAGTGCCCTCGATGTCCGGTCCACACGAGCTACTTTGCCGTTCTGTTTGCCCGCCGCGGGTGGACAGATGTTTGCTGATGAGATTAAATATTATCTTCCAAATTCCAAACTTGTTTGTGTTCTGATTAAAATGAAAGAATACTCCCTAACTGGAATCGAAATAATGAAATTGATGATAGTGATTTTATATTTTAGAACTCTTCGTACGTTAATTGGAGCAGTGAACTCACGTGAATGTTATGTCATGAAACTGTAGAATTACAAAATTGGTCTAAATTCCCTTTGCAATGATGTTCTTGAGTCAGATCAACTAGGTGGGCGGAGAGCTGCGGCAAGACATGGAAAGGGCAAAATGGCCGTTCGGAACTAAATGTCAGGAGTGGCGGCCAGACTGCTTGGCGGTGCTTGTGGCGATGAAAATTCCACAGAAGGGCCACCGTGTGACCGGCCCTTGAGCTTTACCGCACAGGGAgaaaacagtaaataaataaaaataaataagaacgcTCGTGGGAAGAGAACCTAAAAATCCACCCTTTTTAAGTCAACGTATGAATAATAACTACCAATAACAAAACTTGGAAGCCAGCACTTTGAAGACTTTGAAATATTTGGTTTGCCTGGACTTCagcggacaaaaaaaaaaaaaaaaaaaaaaaaaaaaaaatcagatgaagagcatattgattgattgatcaaAATGAATCActcatattttttcgtttttccctATTATCAAAATAAACATCATTTCCTGGTACATTTACGAAAATCAGATACTAACCATCCATCTTCCGGCAGACATCGACTACTCTGAGCTCTCCAACAACCTGGACTCGGTGGTGGTGCTGGACGTGCGGAACAGGGATGAGGTGGAGAAGTTCGGCCAGATCCCCGGCTCGCACTCCCTGCCCCGTGAGTCAAGCAACAGACAGATGTGAAAAGAAATGCATCAAGGGGGCATCAAACGCTATCCCCTGAAACTACATTGGATTGGGTTGCATTACATTGCCTTCATGTTTACCATCTATCATAATGACCATCTTACGTTTCATAGAGTAGCCATTTCATAAGGTATACAATTAATCAATGAATCATAATCATGTACATATAATAATGGGATAATTTTGAGATCTTTATGAGCatcactaaagaaaaaaagaactaaacCGTCATTATGACTATTATTATTGAGATCAATGAGAGGGCATcaacggagaagaagaaaaaaaatgatatagaccTAAACAGAGTCCCCTCGAcggtgacagtaaagtaaggaaaataaagaaaaaagaggaaaggaaacaatacCTAATGATTTAACATGTGGGTGCTGACCTCAACTTGTTCTGATGTATGTATTAAATAGTCCACAAATGATGACTAACCCAAACATCCTCTTTGAAGCTGCTGACGTCACCCTAACCTTTATTTCTGGCAGTGGGAGAGATGGAGGACGCCCTTCAGATGGACGACGACGACTTCCAGGACAAGTACGGGTTCCCTAAGCCCACCAGCGACCAAAAGCTGGTGACCAGCTGCATGAAGGGCGGCCGGGCAAGGAAGGCAGCCGAGACCCTGGCGAGTTCGGGAATTGAAGCAAggtgataattctctctctctctctctctctctctctctctctctctctctctctctctctctctctctctctctctctctctctctctctctctctctctctctctctctctctctctctctctctctctatctcattttttacGCATAATAAATAGGCAAATGGtttgaaatagagaaaaaaaaacgcctACATTTCACAGCTCATAcacaacgataaaaaaaaaattcctgtgtgtgtgtgtgtgtgtgtgtgtgtgtgtgtgtgtgtgtgtgtgtgtgtgtgtcctcaataACATGCTCCCCCTCTCATCCCCTAGGGTCTACCCCGGCTCCTTCGTCGACTGGAAGGCCCAGGGTGGGGAGGTGGTTGACGGCAAGCCTCACCATCTGCACCACTAAGCACGCGCAGGACGACGAGCACCCGACGAAGCACCCAATGGATCTGAGCAACACATTCACGTCTTAAactgaaaataataaaggaaagaaaagaaaaaagagtgtGTGTTTCAGCTAAAAGAAGAGTATGATTTTCCACGCTTTTAAAATTTGGTATCACAGAGGCCCAGAATGATATATGGTCCTTTATCAGGCGCGACATAATCCATGTGATTTCGCTATCTTTCTGGCACACACTGTTAACTCGTTCCCTCTCGTTATCAAGTTAATTCCGTCGAGGTTTATGTTTGTGTGTCGAATTTATGTCTCTATTTAATATTGTTTTGTACTTCGGTTGTCCTTGAGCACGTGCATCATAATTTACCTGCTGACTCCtttaaagcaaaaaagaaaaggagcacACTTACTCTGTATGTTTTAATTCAAAGGCGATATGTTGTTATGTTATGCCTCCTTAAAAAATAAATGTTCATAATTACGACAATACACCATCTAGTCACAGGATGTTACTGGTCTCTGTATCAAAGTCTTCTTATGTGAACTTAATTTATTTTGTCATAGCGTCATTATTTGTGTGTCCATACATTTCACTAGGGCTAAGAAAGCCTGGATGCCTCATCTCTTTATCAAGTACTTAGATATCACTAACTTACTTTCACAGGCATAATTAATAAACCCATTTTGCACTGCTGTTGATTTTAATCTACTCCGAGATTCTCAGAAACATACACTTGTCTGTATAATGCATAGGATACCTTGTAAAGTTTCAGCATAATCACAAAGAACAAGGTTTTCATTACTCGCTGACGTGGAAATATATTTCTTGCACATCAAACACCTGACACTAAATAAAAATGACCTTCGCGTGAAGAAACTTTAATTCCTTATTTCACCATATATTTGATATTCACAAGGGCGGGGGACTTTGGTACGTGTTTCAAACGTACGTGGTCACATATCATTTAAGTTCGTGATTCAGTTTTTCATAAGTACGGTCGCTTAAGTACGTGATTTCACGTACTAATTATCCTTGGCCCTTGGGTTTAAAGTAGCCTTCACTGTCATTTTAGTACGTATAACTTGTCATttaattacgtttttttttttataactactAGAGCTAAGTACGTGGTTTTTCTGCAGTAATGTGCTTAAGTACGTGGTCTTCTTGACCCCCGTCCTTTAGATACGTGATTTATAAGGATTTATGTTCATAATTAAGATTGTTGATCCAAGTACGTGGTTAATGATAATGTAAGTACGTTATAATGAATATATACGTTTATTGTCAAAAGTTAGCCACTACATCCTTTTACATCCATTTGCATCTaacacaatcaatcaatcacaattAATCAATCGCAATCAATCACATTCCAGACAAAGCAAACCTGTAATTAGTCGTTGGCAATAGCCTGAACAAAAGTAAAGATTTCAGCCCTACACAGGTGGCAGTTCTTGGTGGAAACTTTCTGAGCACACTCCTTACATATGTCCCCATGGCCACACGGCACCAAGTAAATGGGCCGTGTGACCGAGATGTTCTCCTGCAAGCAGACAGCACAACGCTTGAATTTTTTCTTGGCAGCAGCTTCCTGGCCAGCAACCTCCTGGGCAGCAACCTCCTGGGCAGCAACCTCCTGTGCAGCAACCACCGGAGCATCCTCCTCCTGGGCAACAACCTCCTGGTCAACCTGAATGCGAAGGCTGGTCTCTGTCCTAGCTGCTGACCGCGTCACTGGTGGTCTGTAGAGACTTCCTGCAGCTGTAGATCTTGCCGCGCGCCCCCTCCTTGGTGGCCTGTCAGTTCCTGAAGGCTGTTGAGAGGAGGCAGACCTTGCCCTGGGGGGAGTGTAGTTTGCCAATGTTGGTGCAGTTGGCTGTGATGACGTTGTCCTGGCTGTAGAAGAACCTGTTGATGAGGCAGACCTTGTCCTTGGCAGAGTGTAGGTTGGCATTGTCCTTGGGGGACTGTCCGCAAGCATGTCCTGCAAATGATGTTCTGCGTTGATGTCCTGGAGACTGACATCCAACAGGTCGACGTTTATGTCTTGCAGGTCGACATCAAGATCACCATCAGCAAGATCAGCCTCAGGCAAGTCGGCCTCAGCCTGGACATTGTTGCCCTGCTTCTTCTTGACACCCTTCCAGCCCACATACTTCATCTTGTTGATGAACTCTTCAACAGTGAGCTGGCCGGTTTCAAGTTTTGCGCTTGTCTCCGCAATCCATCTCTGTGTTTCGCTGACAGTTTTTGGCCTGGTGACTGGTACCCCATTCTTCACACGTTCCAGATCTGTCAGGGTGCGACTGATCTTCTCTTGCATTTTCTTCATAAAGGCCCAAAGCCCAGGTTTAGGCTTGAGTTCTCTGTTGAGAGAAGCATGAAAGCTTTCTGCACCGTTGTTGATGCGATGAGCactaccccacacacacattttgtcCCTCATCTCACCCATCCAGAACCTCTCATAGTAGGCCACAAAGCTGATGACTTGCGTGTTGAGAGGGACACCGTCGTGGCAGACCTGGGGCCTACTGCTTTTCAGCGAGACGAAGCCCTCTTCAATCTTGTGATTGGGAAGAAGGGGCAGGGCAAAAAAGCTCCGCACCCACTTCCCAAATAGTAACTCCTTGTTGTGGTACGCTGAGACAAGGCCACGTAACTTGATGTTCTCCCACACAGCCTGCAAGATAATACCAATTTGCACTGTtaaaaatataaatggaaagTGAAAGAGTAGAAAGTTTaatgttgaaaagaaaaaaagtaaaaaaaaatattacctgaTTGTGGTGGAAGTAACAGCCTTCCACCTCTGCCTCTGGCCAGACAGACAGTATAGCTGAATGTATCGCACGCTCATAATCAGTGTGTACTTTGCGTGGCTTCAAGTTGGAAAACTTAAGTGAAATAGTCTCATACACTGCACTGTACAGCACCTCTGGCTTGCCGGTCATCATGGCGGAGAACAGGGGCAGGAAGTTGTCACCAAACAGGCCAAAGAACGTGAGATGCTGTTTGAGCAGCTTTGGCACGGTCTTAAACGTGGCATCCGTCGCCATTCCCTGAACTTGCCCCTAAAAAAAGAGAGCAGATATAataccagacaaaaaaaagaggagagagaaattggaaaggaaaacagagtaaTAGAAATTATTACGTATACGTTAAGTTATAAGTAGTTTTTATTAATTAAGTAGTTATCATAGAAAAGTAGTGAACTTAACATAGAAGCATACATTATAACATATCACAAGAGAAGTAGTAAACATATCATAGAATCATACATTTTACGTCAAGTTTTATAACCATATCATATCATTTCATGCAACAGAATGATGTATTACTCACCAACACTTGCTGAATGTCGTTGCTCCACAAGTAAACAGCTACATGGTTGTCAACAACACTTTGACCCTGGTAAATATGGCTGTACATGCTCGCCTGTATCGCAGGGCCAGCCTCCTGGGGACAAGAGGGCAAGGGGGGGGTGCAGCTTCAGGCGCTCGTTCCAGAGCTGCTTTCTGATGCTATTGTATGACACTTGACTGGCAATCCCATCGCCTACGTCAAGGTAAGCCTCATCAAAGACCTCTCTTGGACTGCGTGTAGGCTCAGCAACAACCATTTCCTTGACACGTGTCTTCAGATCTTTCTTGCCAAGCTCAACTTCTTGAGACTCATGATCACGGTGAGGCACTTCTACTTCTACCTTGTCAGTGTTGAGACAAATGTGTGCTCTTGCTGGGCACTCCTGGCCAGTTGTTTTAAAAAGCCAACACCTAACGTGTAACTTGGACTGATACTGCCGGTCTTTCACGTAACCATGGCCTTCAGAAACGTAAACAACGCTGCCTTTACGTTTACCCTCTGTCATGTAATAGTCTGCCATTTTAAGGCAGTTAAGATAGGCAATAGGCACTAGGCACAAGCAGGCGAACGACTTGAacctagggatgggcaagtaccgttaatttgagtaccggtagtaccggtaccgaaaactcaggtaccgttagtaccggtaccggtaccggtactccgaaggagtattttttttttatctctgtgacttctgatgaaattcccaaataaatttcctgtaaagaaaactctctctctctctctctctctctctctctctctctctctctctctctctctctctctctctctctctctctctctctctctctctctctctctctgaatgaagtgaatatttattttttcgataaaaaaatagcaagtaTATAttaagttattatggatgtactcgatcatagtctaataacaataacaatatttattagcaacctaaaaaagaaaaagaatcggacatgaagaattatccagtaactccaataaataaatcaaataataaaataatggaaacgggagctgtgatggaaacggaaagcaggacaaaatggtgggaacttggggggacggtcagcgaggcagtgactcagcgtctccatacagggcccataccgcgtgataccacattgaggcgggcgggcgagcaccaagcgtcactaagatccaaacggtaccggtactagcggcaatgcgcagtgccaaGTGATCACGACtcttcccggcacccaagtgatcatgaggcttcgcggtaccaggtaccggtaccgggtaccgcgaggaatcgattcctcgcggtacctaTTACCGggaccgggtaccgcgaggaatcgattcctcgTTGTACCAGGTACCGGTCCGGGGGACCGCgcggaatcgattcctcgcggtacccggtaccggtacctggtaccgcgaagcctcatgatcacttgggtgccgggaagagtcgtgatcactcggcactgcgcattgccgctagtaccggtaccgtttggatcttagtgacgctcggtgctcgcccgcccgcctcaatgtggtatcacgcggtatgggccctgtatggagacgctg includes:
- the LOC127008892 gene encoding uncharacterized protein LOC127008892 isoform X1, with amino-acid sequence MGEMRDKMCVWGSAHRINNGAESFHASLNRELKPKPGLWAFMKKMQEKISRTLTDLERVKNGVPVTRPKTVSETQRWIAETSAKLETGQLTVEEFINKMKYVGWKGVKKKQGNNVQAEADLPEADLADGDLDVDLQDINVDLLDVSLQDINAEHHLQDMLADSPPRTMPTYTLPRTRSASSTGSSTARTTSSQPTAPTLANYTPPRARSASSQQPSGTDRPPRRGRAARSTAAGSLYRPPVTRSAARTETSLRIQVDQEVVAQEEDAPVVAAQEVAAQEVAAQEVAGQEAAAKKKFKRCAVCLQENISVTRPIYLVPCGHGDICKECAQKVSTKNCHLCRAEIFTFVQAIAND
- the LOC127008906 gene encoding thiosulfate sulfurtransferase/rhodanese-like domain-containing protein 3, with the protein product MSDIDYSELSNNLDSVVVLDVRNRDEVEKFGQIPGSHSLPLGEMEDALQMDDDDFQDKYGFPKPTSDQKLVTSCMKGGRARKAAETLASSGIEARVYPGSFVDWKAQGGEVVDGKPHHLHH
- the LOC127008892 gene encoding uncharacterized protein LOC127008892 isoform X3; this encodes MGEMRDKMCVWGSAHRINNGAESFHASLNRELKPKPGLWAFMKKMQEKISRTLTDLERVKNGVPVTRPKTVSETQRWIAETSAKLETGQLTVEEFINKMKYVGWKGVKKKQGNNVQAEADLPEADLADGDLDVDLQDINVDLLDVSLQDINAEHHLQDMLADSPPRTMPTYTLPRTRSASSTGSSTARTTSSQPTAPTLANYTPPRARSASSQQPSGTDRPPRRGRAARSTAAGSLYRPPVTRSAARTETSLRIQVDQEVVAQEEDAPVVAAQEVAGQEAAAKKKFKRCAVCLQENISVTRPIYLVPCGHGDICKECAQKVSTKNCHLCRAEIFTFVQAIAND
- the LOC127008892 gene encoding uncharacterized protein LOC127008892 isoform X2, with the translated sequence MGEMRDKMCVWGSAHRINNGAESFHASLNRELKPKPGLWAFMKKMQEKISRTLTDLERVKNGVPVTRPKTVSETQRWIAETSAKLETGQLTVEEFINKMKYVGWKGVKKKQGNNVQAEADLPEADLADGDLDVDLQDINVDLLDVSLQDINAEHHLQDMLADSPPRTMPTYTLPRTRSASSTGSSTARTTSSQPTAPTLANYTPPRARSASSQQPSGTDRPPRRGRAARSTAAGSLYRPPVTRSAARTETSLRIQVDQEVVAQEEDAPVVAAQEVAGQEAAAKKKFKRCAVCLQENISVTRPIYLVPCGHGDICKECAQKVSTKNCHLCRAEIFTFVQAIAND
- the LOC126982255 gene encoding rhodanese domain-containing protein CG4456-like: SLLATSLSSVVLIDVRNRDEAEKVGQIPGSHCLPLGEIEDALQMEGGAFRAKYGFAKPAKEHKLVIQCTRGNWARKAAKIMADAGIEARIYPGSFLDWKAQGGEVVPGKPFQPVS